A section of the Camelus dromedarius isolate mCamDro1 chromosome 14, mCamDro1.pat, whole genome shotgun sequence genome encodes:
- the BSND gene encoding barttin translates to MADEKTFRIGFIVLGFFLLALGTFLMSHDRPQVYGTFYAMGSIMVIGGVIWNMCQCYPKITFIPADSDFHGILSPKALGLLENGLAAEKSPQPPYVRLWEEAAYDQSLPDFSHIQMKVMGYSEDPRPLLAPEQGQPQLGASDGREGGPHNPQAWLEAAVVIHRGSDQDGAEGNLRQDSPSPPTCPQGPAPLASFQDDLDVGSSEGSSPNLVPPEEAEPQPLPPEPGTCRRQLDHFHDFALIDAPTSEDVPPEKQQQEAAVPSSWQRSPRTKKQEEEASNRGAEEWEQEEEDLYYGLPDSPGDPLPDKELGFEPDTQG, encoded by the exons CACGTTCCTCATGAGCCATGACCGGCCCCAGGTCTACGGCACCTTCTACGCCATGGGCAGCATCATGGTGATTGGGGGCGTCATCTGGAACATGTGCCAGTGCTACCCCAAG ATCACCTTCATACCTGCCGACTCTGACTTCCACGGCATCCTGTCCCCGAAGGCGCTGGGCCTGCTGGAGAACGGGCTCGCCGCTGAGAAGAG cccccagcccccttaCGTCAGGCTGTGGGAGGAAGCCGCCTATGACCAGAGCCTGCCTGACTTCAGCCACATCCAGATGAAGGTCATGGGCTACAGTGAGGACCCCCGCCCGCTACTGGCCCCTGAGCAGGGACAGCCACAGCTGGGAGCCAGTGATGGAAGAGAAGGTGGCCCTCACAACCCTCAGGCCTGGTTGGAAGCCGCTGTGGTCATCCACAGGGGCTCGGACCAGGACGGGGCAGAAGGAAACCTGAGACAAGACAGTCCCAG CCCCCCGAcctgtccccagggccctgcaccCCTTGCTTCCTTCCAAGATGACCTGGATGTGGGTTCCAGTGAGGGCAGCAGCCCCAACCTGGTTCCACCAGAGGAGGCAGAGCCTCAGCCCCTGCCCCCGGAGCCCGGGACCTGCAGGCGCCAGCTGGACCACTTCCATGACTTTGCCCTGATTGATGCCCCCACATCGGAGGACGTGCCgccagagaagcagcagcaggaggcagcCGTGCCCAGCTCCTGGCAGCGGTCTCCAAGGAcaaagaagcaggaggaggaggcttcGAACAGAGGTGCCGAGGAgtgggagcaggaagaggaagactTGTACTATGGGCTTCCGGACAGCCCCGGGGATCCCCTCCCAGACAAGGAACTGGGCTTTGAGCCCGACACCCAGGGCTGA